From Antennarius striatus isolate MH-2024 chromosome 9, ASM4005453v1, whole genome shotgun sequence, one genomic window encodes:
- the LOC137601846 gene encoding FXYD domain-containing ion transport regulator 3-like, producing MSKICALVMMTLVSLVFAEEQHLEDDPFTFDYHKLRVGGLILAAVLCLIGITILLSGHCRCKFKQDKRRRTGSAAQQMLSEQARSCDC from the exons ATGTCGAAGATCTGTGCTTTGGTGATGATGACAC TTGTGTCACTGGTGTTTGCAGAAGAACAACACT TGGAAGATGACCCATTTACCTTTG ATTACCACAAACTGCGTGTTGGAGGCCTGATCCTAGCTGCTGTCCTCTGTCTCATTGGCATCACCATCCTCCTCA GTGGCCACTGCAGGTGCAAGTTCAAGCAGGACAAGAG gaggaggacaggaagcGCTGCTCAGCAGATGCTGTCTGAACAAG CTCGCTCCTGTGACTGCTAG